cggaacacaaattaagatatttttgatgaaatctgagagctttctgaccctccatagccAGCAAcataactgaaatgttccccAGGCCCAGAAACATCGTAAGAACATCGGTAAAacagtccatttgacatcagtgtgACAGGAAGTCATGTCCTTCGCAACTGTAGAGAGTATCATGATGGACTGTTTTACCGATGTCCTTATGACATTTCTGGGCCTGagaacatttcagttacattgctgtccaTGTACGGTCAGAAAGCTcctaaatttgtgttttgaagatgagggtcttacaggtttggaacgacatgagggtgagttattaatgacagaatttaaatttttgtgtgaactacccctttaaccTCTTCTAATGttgattaatgtaattatttttattttctattattttttttttaacatggtcGACATTCTGTGTTTCTAAGGCCACATGTAGTGATTTCTGTGTTtggtttttgttatttctaaacagaataaatttatttatgaatcatgaaaatattcacacacaGGTTTTCTGCACAAATATGAGTACATGCACGGTTAGTAAATCAGAACCCAGTGTTTCTAATTCTTTGATCGCTTTTTGTGAGAGTTTCCATGTTTGCAATTATTTTGTTGCTGTATATGTGCGAATGACTAAAAATTGATTCATCTAACCCTTAGATGACACATACCAATGTTTCTGGAGCAGAAAAGAAAATGGCTTCTCAGTGGACTCGCGCAAACAGTGCAGAGAAGAAGGTGCCCCACACTCGCATTGAGGATGAATCCGACATACAGGTAGATTCCTTAAAATGCAGTGCATGTTTATTTCCACATGCACATTCTCAACCAATTTTCCCTCAAATTCTTGCTGCGCAGaagaaattattttagcaaacaGAAGGTGATGGCTTCAAATTAGTGGCAAAAGGCCATTTCTATCCTACACCAGAGCCATGGCCTTGCTCACCCCAGCGTGACCTCCCTTCAATCtggtagcgcccccgtcaggcctgGAGGGAAATTACACCTCTTTATGCTGTTGATTGCCCTCGCCCTCTCAAGAGGTTTCCGACTGCTGTCTTTGCCAAATCCGCAGCAGGCAGTGCTCAGCCTTGCATGCGCAGAGATAATGATCAAGTTAATTAGACCTGAGATTGAATGAACTGCGGCAGCAACTTAATCATTTGTAACTTGATTAGAAATACTATATTCTCCCAAACTCCAGAGACTGGCAAACTTGAAAATTAAGTTCCACTTTAAGGATTCAGGTCTCAACTTAATGGAGTATAGAGAAGCTGAAAAACAAACCCACCCTCATTCTGTCCCCATTAGTCAGAGCTGGAGCGTTGTTTACTGTCACTATAGGAGAAGGAGTGCGTATGTAATACTTCACATAATGCGGCCTCTTTATTTGGTTACCCAGAAAATCTATTCCTTTGGGAGGAAATTAGGTCAAGGCAACTTTGGCGTCGTCTGCGAAGCCACTCACATTGAGACGCAGAGGAAGTGGGCAATTAAGAAGGTGAACAAAGAGAAGGTAAGTGTTCGATCGTCATGTTTCACCTGTTGACAGAGGTGATTGATGGAGAGCCGCTTCCATGGTTGTCAAGGATGGGTTTCagtgtcacaaatgttttgtatCCATTCAGGCAGGCACCTCTGGTGTTAAACATCTGGAAAGAGAAGTGAGCATCATGAAACAAGTGAAACATGAACATATCATACATCTGGAGGAAGTCTTTGAGACACCAAAGGTGAGAGCAAAAACATCTATTCTGTTTCACACTCCTCTTTCCTTTAAAGTTCACTTGGCCGTGCTGAATCATATGCAGCTGGATTGTGTTTGACAACGGTTTTGCGTTTGATGTCAGAAACTAGAAATGTATATacagtgtgtatgtttgtgtgccATTCTCCAGAGGATGTACCTTGTGATTGAGCTTTGTGAAGGAGGCGATCTAAAGGATCTCCTGCAAAAGAACAAGCACTTCTCTGAGGAGGAGACCAGACACATCATCAAAAGCTTATCTGAAGCTATTGTTTATCTGCATAAAAAAGGTGACGCACACAAAACCCAACATCCTCCCTCTGACATCCATATGCAGATGGTTCTCATGAGCCTGTGGTTGGGTTTTCTGAGGAAATGTATTGTTTAATCCTTACCCCAaaaaacatattacattttatcattACCTTTAGAGAAATGCCTTAAATGAAAACTCTAAAGTTTAAAAAACCTGCTCACATCTTTAAGTCATACGCAACAGCCTGGATTCCTTTGTTCCCCCCATATCCGATAATCGCTCTGATGATTGCATCCACATTAAGTTTCTCTGTCATTACGGAGAATCGGGCTTGTTTTAATAATGAGATAATAATGAACAACTGTCAGACAAAATATCAGCCCATTTTAATTGAGTCTGAGGGGTTTATTTGAAGATgcttggtgtttttttttctttctctctccttcttGTGAAATCTGCAGTTAGAGGTAATTTAGGACGTTGCTTGGCAATGAGACACCATTACATGGGGCTAATGAGTCATTAACAACGAGCAGGGGAGGAATACTGATTAATAGGTGTGTTTTTCAACAGTCCCCGAGTGCTGGTGTGCCTCACGTCTAGAGGAGCTAATGATGCCACTTGCAATGTGTATATAGGACTAGAGTGTTTTATGAGATTGCAGTATATTAGCCTCACACGCTGattataatttgattattttcacatttctatTTAAGTGCGTACAGTTAACGTGTAAAGCAGTAATGAAGAATCTTGATGGTAAGAAGAGCTGGGCCCTGTAGTCTATGCTGGGTTCACATGCATAGAACTGACACTTTAAAGGGAACGGAGCAAACAAATTTCACCAGAATTGGTCATTGAAGCCAATggtccaatgtatttttgccatGTTTTCCTCTCTATGAATAATACGAAACCATCTTGCACTgtttcttctttctctctctcagacaTTGTTCATCGTGACCTCAAACTGGAAAACATTCTTGTGAAGAATTGTCACCAAGGCAACGATAACGATATGGTCAATATCAAGGTGAGAGAGACGGTAAAAACTTCTGCGCAGGCATGTGGTATGGCATTCAAACACGGCGGGACCTCTGGACATTCTCGTCTGTTGTTTAGTTCTCCCACCGTCCTCCTTGCCCAAACCTTTTAACTGCTTTTTAAATACTGTCTCATTACACCAGACCTCCTGCCTAACTCCTTTCATATCACATTCTCAAAGAAAATGAATCACAAGTGGCTTTTCTGAGACAAATTACCAGCCGGGGCACAGCGTGGAGCAGAATAGAGCGTTGACGGGGGCCGACTGAAGCCGCTACCTGGAGCGGAGGGTTGAATCAGGGCAGCGCTGTGTTATAAATCAGAGTAGAACGGGGGCCCAAAGACAGCGCTGTCCTGGCactgtattaaaagcttttATCTGGCAGAAGGTGGTCATCTCTCCTGGATATTAATCCTGCCCGCCCCTGACGCACCAATGAAACAATATACACTCCTcgtatatattattcatatggCTCAGGAGCGCATAGCCTGTGCGAATGGGTGTACTGGCTGCTCTATAGAAGTCTGTTTGGGCCGTAAATAGTTTAATTGAGATCTACTAGTGAAAGCGAGAGAGATACAGTGATCCAGTGCAGCATGTCTGCAGTTCATTACTTTAACATTTCGCTAGATCAGAATCtaatgctgaaaaacagcatTAAGAAAAGAAGGAAATGTTTGAGTGTGTCTTGTATGTGCTTATGTTGATTTTGAAAAACATCTTATTTCAGGTCACAGATTTCGGACTCTCTGTTCAGAAGGGCGGTGTGGGCAGTGAAAACATGCTGCAGGCCACCTGCGGGACGCCTATCTACATGGGTAATTCATATATTCAAACGCATACATTCACATGTTCCATTTACTCGTGATTTGATGAATTACTATGGGGGGTGTTAATAAATTGAATGAAGGGCTGATTAAAATGAGCAGTAAAGAGGAGATGACCTAATTTAAGTGATGTGAAGCTGATAGCATTCGAGAAGGAGTAGAGGCTGAAAGCTGTCAACGGCATCACGCATCAGATATCACGCATTACACTGGGCTCAAACATCTTTCATTATTGACACATGGACTTGCCCTTTCAGCGCCTGAGGTGGTTAATGGTCACCAGTACAGCCAACAGTGTGATTTGTGGAGCATTGGCGTCATCATGTACATGCTGTAAGAAGATCTCtcattttgttttccatttcatGCCCACACACAGACTCACATTGCTGACTTAAactttgtgtgtatgtttgggctgtgtttgtttttctttttcagactGTGTGGAGAGCCTCCTTTCATTTCCAGCTCTAAGGAAAGGCTTTCTGAGATGATTATGAAAGGAGAGCTCACTTTCTCTGGCCCTGTGTGGCACACAATTAGCGATGCGGGTTAGAACTGCCTCTAATACCTACTCAGTTCCATCACGATTGCATTTCAGCCAGTGTGGtaactattttatgttttgtcttACAGCCAAAAATGTAATACGGTGTTTGTTGAATGTTGACCCAGCTCACCGCATCACAGCCAACGAGCTACTTGATAACCCTTGGATTTCGGTGAGAGAACTCAATTACTCTTTTCCCTTTTCAAATGAGGTCATGAATATTATAGATTCAGAAAACAGCTAATTAGCACTCTTCAATTTGATGGATGACTAAATGTGGAACCTGCCAGAGAGAAAGACTTTAAAGAAAGTAAATCTGTGTTCAAAGGGGGACACCTCCACCACTGTTACACGTACAAACGTCTTGGAGATGATGCGTCAGTTCCGGAATGCTCCAGAGGATGAAGAGAGTGCGGAGATGAACGAGGGACTGCAAAACCTTTCTCTAACTTCCTCTCAGGACAAAGGGTCAGGGCCGAGAACATCTCAAGAACTCTCAGTAACCCCAGGACCTCCTGAGGACATCACAGACAGCAGCAGTAGCAGCAAACCGTCGACCCCAAACAAGAAGGTAACAAAAACAGTGTTGCAATACAGttcacacaaatacaaaaatgttgcatttctGTATGATCATCCATTAAAAAAGCATTCTGTTTATTGTATTATGAAAGTCTGTGGTCCTGTGAGACATGACATTTAGTTCtactgtatgtccacacatgtagcggaatgacttgacttgacttgaaagaTCAGTCAGATCAAATTTTCAAGAGCAGTCTGGAAGAATATCAATCCTTCATCATATCCGTAGGAATGGAAGTCCTGTTTTTagttctaaaaataataaatgctgtgatGCAAATAATCTGTTCACCATTTAATGTGTATGTCACTGCACCCATAGAGAATTCTGTTATTGTTTACTTATTACAGACAATACAGTATTTAGTTAAAGGATGCCACTTattgaatttaataaaatatttttaatgaatgtttatgtccttaaatttacatttatgcatttagcaaaCACTAAATATCCAAGGCAACATCCAGAAGAGGAACATGAGTAATATTCATAGTATGCAATGTCAGATGTGAAATgaagagaagaaagaaaataaatataaaaccaaTAATATGGTGAACATAATACAAAAGCACTAAGGCTATACTatattgtgaaaatattcacagctaatatataatatttgtctAACAACATCATTTAGCTAACACAATATTCACAAGACAACACAGCTTGTTgtaccttaaagggatagttcacccaaaaataaatattctgtcattattactcacctttatgtcgttcgttcatcttcggaacaaaaattaaaacattcctGATGAAGTTCAAGAGCTATCTGACACTGCACAGAAAGCAACGCaactccagcataaggctaaaagcagcctaatgtttttaatatgactgaatTAAGCTCGTTACGGCTCCAGCGTGGCCACCGGAGCTGATTGCGACCACTCTAgactagtcaatgcttgtgtttataccagttGCACTACAGCATGTTTCTGAAGCATCCTCTTTATGCTGCTTTGCTGAAGATTAGCTATTAGACTATTTTTgacggataataataataatcatcattttgctatcctcaaaggcatcagcaacagCCGATATCTCTGACTGTCGTCGATACACGATACCATTGCTATCGACACAACCCTGTACCAAGGTTCAAgggtaaaatagtccatgtgacatcagtggttcaaccgtaattttatgaagctacgagaatactttctgtgtaCAAAGAAAGCAACAATAACGGCGAGTACCAAAACGCATACATGTAatgctgctgacacaggagcCTGCGTTCTGGCGTAGAGCAAAcctgtgccttgtttacaagcaaaggAATGCACACATGCGCCATGGTACTGAATAAAgtccttatttttgttttctttgtgcacaaaaagtgttctccTAGCTACGTAAATTACgtttgaaacactgatgtcacatggactattttaatgatgtccttattCCATTTCTGGCCCTTAAATATGGtcattacattgctgtctatgcagggtcagaaaactgttgtatttcataaaaaattcttaatttgtgttctgaaaatgaggtcttatgggtttggaacaacatgagggttaataattaatgacaaactatacctttaaatacagtttttagcCTGATGTGAGCTAAAAAACCTAGAGtttatgttgtcatttttgtcaGATTTTCTCGGTGAGCTGaagttattttattgtaaacttGGCAAACAGATGGCAAGCAGTTTTGTGGAGTTAAATTTAAGCAGATAGGAGCTATACTTGCATGACTAGAAATTCTAACACTGATGACATGTGGACTGGGTTACTCGAAAAGCTTTGAAGGTCTCTTTTTCATGTGTTATTTCATTTCTATAGCCTCTGAAGAAAAAGCTATCAGCCTCGTCCTCTAATGGTGTTAAGAAGAGTGTGTCTGGTGCAAAGGCCTGCAGCACTCTGAATACATCCACTGCACAGGTCAGCCATTCACTTAACTGTGCTTCTGATtgctttgcattttaattttctaaaatatttgtgCTTATTCAAAGAGAGTTATTTTGCCTCTTAAAAGGTATGTCAAAGAAATCTTGAATATTTCATAGCTAACCTCCATGGTTGGATTAAAAAGAACTGCCAGTTCTCTGAACAGCCACTAGATGGTGCCAAGATAACCCTTCTCCAGCAGCTGTCATACAGCATGCAGCACTGTCCAGTAGTGTGGTGTGTTGTGCTTTTGTGAGATGAATGAGAGTGTCTTATCTCCGCAGTCCCACACAGGTAACAAACCCCCTGCTCAGCCAAGCACAAAAAGCTACAGCAAGGCCTCCTCCATCTCGGGATCCTGTCTCAAACCATCATCAACAGAAGCAGCCTCTGCAGCATCCAACTCAAGCAGGCGCGAAAGCTTGTCCCCACGTCCCTACACCACTTCCATCCACCGTTCCGCCAATCCAGCCTTTGGCTTTCGGGCTAAAAAACACAGCTAGACCTCGGCGGTGAGACTACTTGAGTACTTGCATTCAGTGCCAAAGGTGAGGAATTCCAGGGGGTCACTGCTACGTGGTGGGCCTGCTGGATACACGAATGACTTTTTAAGCCAGAACAGTTTTACAGTGAATCAAAAGTGAAACTGTACTTCCTCCAATGTGAATGTGCTTTTAGTCTGCTTAGTAGGATGGATCTTTTGTAGGCTTTCTTAGTAGGCCTCCTCTTTTTGAGGATGAGCTACTAGATTTTTGGGGGCGTTGgttgctgctttatttttatggACCTGGAACAAATGAACTCATCTTGCCTATTCATGGCATCTAACATAAGGCGCATAAGTCATCTTTGCACAATGAAATGCTATTAGCTAATAAATTCTCTAGAGAATAAAGGAAGTTGTTATGTTTCATCATGAAGGACTGTGAAGAATGTATTGACTATAACAGGGTTTAATAGCTTTTGCTCTCTGTTTTGCAATGGTAAATAGGCAATAACAGAGTCATTTGATGCAATATTCAAACACAACATAGTATTTACCACTTTCGACTAAAGCAAATGCCACAACAGTACGTGTAAAAACTATTCTGATGGACTTCAggttttctgtctgttcattTTACAAACATCTGTTGTTTCCTCTGCATCTTTTGCCAAATCGCATCAGGTAGCTGTTGTATATGACTAGTTTTTGTTGTCCATTAAAAAGAAGCCATCCAACAGAATTTCATCTTGACTTTCAGTGACTCgtgtatacagtatatgtgacCCATTAATTCCCTAAAAATATTTCCTACTGGCGTTTGACGTGCAGAACGCTTGcatcacaaataaataagtcaGGGGGCGAGGGGACTTTTAATGTTAGCCGTATGCTATGACTGTGAGCGGTGGGGCGCCAAGTGGTTAGACACCATGAAGAGAGCAGGATTGGGAGTCAAAGTGCAGGGTCTCTAATCTTGTTGAGAGCAGCAGGGTATACTGTGAGTACTGCAGCACTCCAGCACTGGTCTCTCTGCTGAAGAGAGAATAATCCCCAAGATggatacaatattaaaatagtcaAGCAGAACTCACACAGACTGTATTACAATCCTCCTATTTGCATGTGgatgtgtgcgagtgtgtgtttgtgttcatggGAATTTCAGGGAGAATACTGAAGGCCCCATCCATTTAACCCTTCTAGCTGTATTATTACTTGTGCACTTATTTATCTTTTCAATTTGATCCTTTTATAGTAAAAGAAGAAGTGATGGACTGCATTAATGCGCAACTAGTTGAAAACAAGGAAAGGcttgttttattatgaatgtaGTCCGAAAGGCCTTGTAAGGAATGAGGCCTTGAGTGTGTTGTTGCTTTTATAAGGTCAGTACGTAATTTGTGCATcagtatgtttattttcattaaactattttttattaagcacattCATGAAGTGCCATACTTGTGCGAGAAGATTTAACAGAACGTTgctatgaaacaaaaataatgatctGCTATGGTAGCTGTGTATATAACAATAGACCATCAGGGGTGAGATATTACCTGGATAACTAATTCTGTAGCTGTTATGAAGACAATTTagatatgaaaatataatatttaagcaATATAATTAGACTAGTCAAACACAGGATCATTTtactgtttgtatcactccccatgtttgtgtcattttttttttttactagttttggaacaaaatggcaatattgtttttgaaattggggtcagtaagatgttttaaagcttttggaaaaaaaaatctcttatgctcacagagggtgcattaatttgatcatcatacagtaaaacagtaatattgtgaaatattattacaatttaaaataactgttttctattttaatatattttaaaatgcaaattattcctgtgatggcagtAAGCTGAaccagaattttcagcattcagtactccagtcttcagtgtcacatgatctttagaaatcattctaatatgctgatttggtgtttgagaaacatttcttaatatcagtgttgaaaacagttgtactgcttaaaggagaagttcacttccagaaccaaaatttacagataatttactcaccctcttgtcatccaagatgttcatgtctttttttcttcattcataaagaaattatgtttcttgaggtaaacatttcaggatttttctccatatagtgcacttctgtggtgcccccgagtttgaattgccaaaatgcagtttaaatgcaccgtcaaagggctctacattatctcagccgaggaaaaggggtcttatctagcaaaactgttggttattttctaaaacaatttactatttatatactttttaacctcaaatgctcgccttgtctagctctgtgatgtgcatgcatactctgtgtaatctgggtcaatacagttagggtatgtcaaaaaactcccgtctcattttctccaacttcaaaatcatcctatatcgctgttttaccttttgtttTGTAAAGGATGTTTGACCTTCTTAAcactttcactttgtaaacactgggtctgtacttctgcagcgatgtaggacgattttgattttgaagttggaggagaaaatgagatgggagtttttcaacatacactaactgtattgacccagattacacagagtacacattcgcatggcagagctagacaagatgagtatttgagtattttagagccctttgaagctgcatttaaactgcattttggaagcaccattgaagtcctctatatggaaaaaatcctgaaatgttttcctcaagaaacataatttttttacgactaaagaaagacatgaacatcttagttgacaagagagtgagtaaattatctgtaaattttggttctggaagtgaactttaatatttttgtgaaaaccaagATACACCATTTTAAggattgtaacatttttaacacttttgcagcattatgtatttattgtcatatttccaaaatgaaaaaagtgcactttcATAATACACttaaagtgctctattttcacaTACTAATTtagtacttaatatactaaaaattacTCTTTAGTAATTCTTAGGATAAACTTAAGATCATCTAAtttgttaaaagcacattttagttcatattcagCGTGCCCCAAAATAGCACATTTAAGTTTATCTtaagacgttttttttttagtatattaagtacaaaattagtgcatgaaaatagagcactttaagtacattatggaagtgcattttttttcaccTGGGTTGATCATATCAAGTAAGTAATATTTCAGAactgcatttttgttcatttttatgcttaaaaaattaaataatagtttCAAACGAAGCCAAAGTAGGATAAGTAATTTTTAAAGGCACTGCACAAACAGTGAAATATATCAGTTCCAATCAGAGTGGACCGGAACTATCTTATAATACGGAACTAAGCTCAGTGATTGTTCAGTCTCAGACTTATATAACTGTAAACGTTCTGAGCGGAGTGATACCACTGGATGGAGCTGTAGAAAACACGAAGCACTGTCACGCTAGGAACAGAGACGAGTGTTGGATCACAATAGCTCTGTATCGAGTTTCCCGCGTGTCTGGCCGTGGTCACTTTTGATGGATTGAGCCATTAAATAATTATAGTGTATGACAGTGTTTATTACCCGTACACAATGAATCATATCCACAACCTGATCCGAGCGATTGTACTACAACAAGATGGACTTTCGACTACCACTAGCCAAACTGATCCATTGATGGAGAAAAGGGAAGATAACAATGATTTATATGCTTTAAGAAAATCTCAACCCCCTTGAGGCTGGGGAGTGAATTTGCATAAGGCATGTTTGGAGAACCTCCTGTACAGCTAATGCCTTGTCAGTAGCAGGGATGGGATTTCAACATATGGCCCTCATTTTCTTGTGCCAGacttttaattcattatatcagtgagggagagagagagagacagagagagaaatctTCAAATTGAATTGTGCTGGTGGAATGTGACCTGCAGTAAATTACAGGAGTGCATCTGTAGGCCTCAGGGAGAGAGTGAAAGAGAGCAGAAATTTAGTAGATTAAAAAACCGAGAGAAAAACTTGGTTGGAGTTCGGCTGGAGGAATGGCCCTGATATCTTCACATTCCTCTTCGCCGGCACATCCACACTTCAGTTTGttgtaaaattgattttttttttctttttgggtgGGGGGGATGGGAGATCTTTATCCCGCAAACTTTTCTTCCGAAAAGCCAGTGTGCAACGCAGCAGGCAGGGTAGCATGGCAGCTGAGAAAGGGGCGTTTGTTTGGGACAAGCCGTAGAGGCACAGAAAATTAGAAAGGCGGCCAGTTGGAACAAGGTGCTTGCCTTCCTCCTCCTCTGCAGTAGTGTAGCCTGACAGATGGGCACcggggaggaggaggaggaggagaggggGAATTAAAAATCGGTCGCCTCTTTTAGATCCTGGAGTCAGAGGCACCGAGGGATGCGG
The sequence above is a segment of the Labeo rohita strain BAU-BD-2019 chromosome 7, IGBB_LRoh.1.0, whole genome shotgun sequence genome. Coding sequences within it:
- the stk33 gene encoding serine/threonine-protein kinase 33, which translates into the protein MTHTNVSGAEKKMASQWTRANSAEKKVPHTRIEDESDIQKIYSFGRKLGQGNFGVVCEATHIETQRKWAIKKVNKEKAGTSGVKHLEREVSIMKQVKHEHIIHLEEVFETPKRMYLVIELCEGGDLKDLLQKNKHFSEEETRHIIKSLSEAIVYLHKKDIVHRDLKLENILVKNCHQGNDNDMVNIKVTDFGLSVQKGGVGSENMLQATCGTPIYMAPEVVNGHQYSQQCDLWSIGVIMYMLLCGEPPFISSSKERLSEMIMKGELTFSGPVWHTISDAAKNVIRCLLNVDPAHRITANELLDNPWISGDTSTTVTRTNVLEMMRQFRNAPEDEESAEMNEGLQNLSLTSSQDKGSGPRTSQELSVTPGPPEDITDSSSSSKPSTPNKKPLKKKLSASSSNGVKKSVSGAKACSTLNTSTAQSHTGNKPPAQPSTKSYSKASSISGSCLKPSSTEAASAASNSSRRESLSPRPYTTSIHRSANPAFGFRAKKHS